A genomic segment from Aegilops tauschii subsp. strangulata cultivar AL8/78 chromosome 1, Aet v6.0, whole genome shotgun sequence encodes:
- the LOC109741889 gene encoding calmodulin calcium-dependent NAD kinase translates to MRDDGPAAALVPRLAVSSASRVEELERFSHYVARQIGFDHASECPHLCTLAYDYLRKNKGYEDNIFAFFHNTADPGSLIVSFIEELDKCILGYFSFHWKCSTYMITQVLTVEGAPKRKLRNMVLEATRSQRFERVTRNLKVTRLFSTLVEELKAIGLSPQGPAQCSDVMVPVAHCDRSPVLLLMGGGMGAGKSTVLKDILKESFWSGAAANAVVVEADAFKETDVIYRAISSRGHHNDMLQTAELVHQSSMDAASSLLVTALNEGRDVIMDGTLSWEPFFQQTVAMARAVHRQRYRMGVGYKVTEDGSITEDYWEPVEARSTDEESEMRLRKPYRIELVGVVCDAYLAVVRGIRRAVITGRAVRVKSQLQSHKRFATAFRGYCGVVDNARLYSTNSMGAPKLIGWKDGESNLLVDPEEIGCLERVSGLNDEANCVDELYPDGQPSPSAWQDLVASPSRASVQRELRAAVQASEARFRAASLADGALRGDAPVQTF, encoded by the exons ATGAGGGACGACGGGCCCGCGGCGGCGCTGGTGCCGCGCCTGGCCGTCTCCAGCGCCAGCCGCGTCGAGGAGCTCGAGCGCTTCTCCCATTACGTCG CCAGGCAAATCGGGTTCGACCACGCCAGCGAGTGCCCCCACCTGTGCACGCTGGCCTACGACTACCTGCGCAAGAACAAGGGCTACGAGGACAACATATTCGCCTTCTTCCACAACACCGCCGACCCCGGCTCCCTCATCGTCAGCTTCATCGAGGAGCTCGACAAGTGCATACTCGGCTACTTCTCCTTCCACTGGAAATGCTCCACCTACATGATCACCCAG GTTCTGACAGTGGAAGGCGCGCCCAAGAGAAAGCTCAGGAACATGGTATTGGAGGCCACTAG GAGTCAGAGATTCGAAAGGGTCACAAGAAACTTGAAGGTAACTAGGCTATTCTCCACACTGGTGGAAGAGCTGAAGGCCATAGGACTATCTCCCCAAGGTCCGGCACAGTGCAGCGATGTGATGGTCCCAGTAGCACATTGTGATCGCAGCCCAGTCCTACTCCTGATGGGTGGTGGAATGGGAGCTGGCAAGAGCACTGTACTTAAAGATATACTAAAGGA ATCATTTTGGTCTGGAGCAGCAGCAAATGCAGTGGTGGTGGAGGCAGATGCATTCAAGGAAACCGATGTTATATATCGAGCCATCAGCTCAAGAGGCCACCACAACGACATGTTGCAGACAGCAGAGCTG GTGCACCAGTCATCGATGGACGCGGCCTCATCCCTCCTGGTGACCGCCCTGAACGAAGGGAGGGACGTGATCATGGATGGCACGCTGTCGTGGGAGCCATTCTTCCAGCAAACGGTAGCCATGGCAAGGGCAGTGCACCGGCAGCGGTACCGCATGGGCGTCGGCTACAAGGTCACTGAAGACGGGTCGATCACGGAGGATTACTGGGAGCCGGTCGAGGCCCGAAGTACCGACGAAGAGAGCGAGATGAGGTTGAGGAAGCCTTACCGCATCGAGCTCGTCGGTGTCGTCTGTGATGCCTACCTCGCTGTTGTGAGAGGAATCAG GAGAGCGGTGATCACGGGGAGAGCGGTGAGGGTCAAGTCCCAGCTGCAGTCGCACAAGCGATTCGCCACCGCGTTCCGCGGATACTGCGGCGTCGTCGACAACGCGAGGCTCTACAGCACCAACTCCATGGGTGCCCCAAAG TTGATAGGGTGGAAGGACGGCGAGAGCAACCTGCTGGTGGACCCGGAGGAGATCGGGTGCCTGGAGCGGGTGAGCGGCCTGAACGACGAGGCCAACTGCGTGGACGAGCTCTACCCGGACGGGCAGCCGTCGCCGTCGGCGTGGCAGGACCTCGTCGCGTCGCCGTCGAGGGCGTCCGTGCAGCGCGAGCTCAGGGCCGCCGTCCAGGCGAGCGAGGCGCGCTTCCGGGCCGCGTCGCTGGCCGACGGTGCCCTCCGCGGCGACGCGCCGGTACAAACTTTTTGA
- the LOC109741878 gene encoding thioredoxin H1, whose product MDLTMKAPEVVNFQQNVSDSCERLTIINLSTRFNQSVHLSPISGLLKAKFNGISKKDNVNIEVVIDFTATWCGPCRFISPILDEIAKKLPNVLFLKVDVDEMKSIAEEFSVEAMPTFVLMKEGKVVDKVVGAAKEELSGKIAKHSATACIEVPRIRWSFNCMHPWSCQGRGSIRLNKMVLQL is encoded by the exons ATGGATTTGACTATGAAGGCACCAGAAGTAGTCAACTTCCAACAGAATGTGTCTGATTCGTGTGAAAGGTTGACCATCATCAACCTTTCAACAAGATTTAACCAGTCTGTCCATTTGTCCCCAATCAGTGGTCTTCTAAAGGCAAAATTCAACG GTATTTCAAAGAAAGATAATGTGAACATAG AGGTGGTGATCGACTTCACTGCAACATGGTGCGGACCATGCCGCTTCATTTCTCCAATCTTAGATGAGATTGCCAAGAAGCTTCCAAATGTTCTTTTCCTCAAGGTGGATGTTGATGAAATGAAG TCAATTGCCGAGGAGTTCAGTGTCGAGGCCATGCCGACGTTTGTGCTTATGAAGGAAGGAAAGGTCGTGGACAAGGTTGTGGGAGCTGCCAAGGAGGAGCTGAGCGGGAAGATTGCGAAGCACAGTGCAACTGCATGCATAGAAGTACCGAGAATAAGATGGTCCTTCAACTGCATGCATCCGTGGAGCTGCCAAGGTAGGGGTAGTATTCGCCTAAATAAAATGGTCCTTCAACTCTGA